A single Strix aluco isolate bStrAlu1 chromosome 38, bStrAlu1.hap1, whole genome shotgun sequence DNA region contains:
- the QTRT1 gene encoding queuine tRNA-ribosyltransferase catalytic subunit 1, whose product MAPALPLVTATSGGTRRQPEARVTWGSGKMAAPRAMGPGPAPLLRVAAECGRSRARAGELRLPHGPVPCPVFMPVGTRGTTKGVTAAQLAALGCRICLGNTYHLGTRPGPELVQRAGGLHGFMDWPHNLLTDSGGFQMVSLVELSEVTEEGVRFRSPYGGEEILLSPEKSIEIQNALGADIMMQLDDVVSSTTTGPRVEEAMHRSVRWLDRCIAANRRPETQRLFAIIQGGLDPALRTQCLEEMTHRDVPGFAIGGLSGGEDKDSFWRMVKLSTDLLPRDKPRYLMGVGYATDLVVCVALGCDMFDCVFPTRTARFGSALVPWGSLQLKNKQFAKDFRPIDENCGCPTCQRHSRAYLHALLRSETAALHHLTIHNIAYQLNLMGSIRESILAQRFPEFVREFLRTMYGPRVPAWVAEALAAVGITLD is encoded by the exons ATGGCGCCCGCGTTGCCCCTGGTTACGGCCACTTCCGGCGGGACGCGGCGGCAGCCGGAAGCTCGAGTCACGTGGGGGAGCGGGAAGATGGCGGCGCCCAGGGCAatggggccgggcccggcgccgctGCTGCGGGTGGCGGCGGAGTGCGGGCGGAGCCGGGCGCGGGCCGGCGAGCTGCGGCTGCCGCACGGCCCCGTCCCCTGCCCCGTCTTCATGCCCGTGGGTACCCGCGGTACCACCAAAGGCGTCACGGCGGCCCAGCTCGCCGCGCTCGGCTGCCGCATCTGCCTCGGCAACACCTACCACCTGGGCACGCGGCCG GGCCCGGAGCTGGTGCAGCGCGCGGGCGGCCTCCACGGCTTCATGGATTGGCCCCACAACCTGCTGACG gacagtGGGGGCTTCCAGATGGTCTCGCTGGTGGAGCTGTCGGAGGTGACGGAGGAGGGGGTCCGCTTCCGCTCCCCCTACGGCGGGGAGGAGATCCTGCTCAGCCCTGAGAAGTCCATCGAGATCCAGAACGCCCTGG GTGCCGACATCATGATGCAGCTGGACGACGTGGTGAGCAGCACCACGACGGGGCCGCGCGTGGAGGAGGCCATGCACAG gTCCGTGCGCTGGCTCGACCGCTGCATCGCCGCCAACCGCCGCCCCGAGACGCAGCGGCTCTTCGCCATCATCCAGGGGGGGCTGGATCCGGCCCTGCGCACCCAGTGCCTGGAAG AAATGACCCATCGAGACGTCCCCGGCTTTGCCATCGGGGGCCTGAGCGGGGGCGAGGACAAGGACAGTTTCTGGAGGATGGTGAAGCTCAGCACCGACCTCCTGCCCCGGGACAAGCCCCGGTACCTGATGGGCGTGGG TTACGCCACCGACCTGGTCGTCTGCGTCGCTTTGGGCTGCGACATGTTCGACTGCGTCTTCCCCACCCGGACGGCG cgTTTCGGCTCGGCCCTGGTCCCCTGGGGTTCGCTGCAGCTGAAGAACAAACAATTCGCCAAAGATTTCCGCCCCATCGACGAGAACTGCGGCTGCCCCACGTGCCAGCG GCACAGCCGCGCGTACCTGCACGCGCTGCTCCGCAGCGAGACGGCCGCCCTGCACCACCTCACCATCCACAACATCGCCTaccag CTGAACCTGATGGGCTCCATCCGGGAGAGCATCTTGGCCCAGCGCTTCCCCGAATTCGTCCGGGAGTTCCTGCGCACCATGTACGGGCCGCGGGTCCCCGCCTGGGTCGCGGAGGCTTTGGCCGCTGTCGGCATCACCCTGGACTGA
- the LOC141917444 gene encoding uncharacterized protein LOC141917444, with translation MKCQLSPRLLLLPVLVSLALLGLRVQRLAEEPITAAPALPGPGRAARQHPPAPGFQWGGNATAKPAPTRHPLQPPYPYPYRFLHNQPHKCRDRTPFLVLLVVTEPGDTAGRNAIRQTWGNESLVPGVSIVRLFLIGVHPVFAQELRPVLEEETLLYHDILQQDFLDTYNNLTLKTLMGLEWVSKHCPNASYVVKADRDVFLNLAYLVRQFLVPPKTNFMTGHLYQNTAPLRNKGSKWYVPHEVYPNKTYPPYCGGPTYVLSGDVAQKVYGVAQTLPVMNMEDVFMGICLHALGLSPTAGPWGVYNMVRLQFERCRFSRLVMVHHYQPQEVLRIWPRFQEAPAMCHPPGGTGATGPPRAGFAPSADFLASLWLSSSRSGPSPNLGAGASRTELATRLVSPGAGTAPSAQPPRRPLPSRCAGGKRPHPETPAEDEKGEGRRSDLALNKLTVLGRGRRNAGSCPCRSLWPHHRRHNKRRRGVNRARLGPARPPAPNQNHQGTRDGVWQLPAAGRRNIWERELLHLIDPPGRRLHGDRRAPPLPRKGNKPEPLSGFWFYRGFEERRGYRQQLAGPGRRPRAVRVISTRKFPPALAVSHHRKSLASGSRVPSPTPHPVPGIRCPRPIPTAAQERGSCRRLRRPRRSFGPGQGRAGPACSSGQRSGKSVISQPKPRRGLATKPRV, from the exons ATGAAGTGCCAGCTGAGCCcccgcctgctgctgctgcccgtcCTGGTGTCGCTGGCGCTGCTGGGGCTGCGGGTGCAGCGCTTGGCCGAGGAGCCCATCACCGccgcccccgccctgcccggccccggccgcgccgcccggcAGCACCCACCCGCGCCGGGGTTCCAGTGGGGCGGCAACGCCACGGCCAAGCCGGCGCCCACCCGGCACCCGCTGCAGcccccctacccctacccctaccgcttccTCCACAACCAGCCCCACAAGTGCCGCGACCGGACGCCcttcctggtgctgctggtggtgacGGAGCCGGGCGACACGGCCGGCAGAAACGCCATCCGGCAAACCTGGGGCAACGAGAGCTTGGTGCCGGGCGTCTCCATCGTCCGGCTCTTCCTCATCGGCGTGCACCCCGTGTTCGCGCAGGAGCTGCGgccggtgctggaggaggagacgCTTCTCTACCACGACATCCTCCAACAAGATTTTTTAGACACCTACAACAACCTGACGCTGAAGACGCTGATGGGGCTGGAGTGGGTGAGCAAACACTGCCCCAACGCCAGCTACGTGGTGAAGGCCGACCGCGACGTCTTCCTCAACCTGGCGTACCTGGTGCGGCAGTTCCTGGTGCCCCCCAAAACCAACTTCATGACGGGGCACCTCTACCAGAACACGGCGCCGCTACGCAACAAAGGCTCCAAGTGGTACGTGCCCCACGAGGTTTACCCCAACAAGACCTACCCGCCCTACTGCGGCGGACCCACCTACGTCCTCTCCGGGGATGTGGCCCAAAAAGTTTACGGCGTTGCCCAAACTCTGCCCGTCATGAACATGGAGGATGTTTTCATGGGCATCTGCCTGCACGCGCTGGGCCTCAGCCCCACCGCCGGCCCTTGGGGCGTCTACAACATGGTCCGGCTGCAGTTCGAGCGGTGCCGGTTCTCCCGGCTAGTGATGGTTCACCACTACCAGCCCCAGGAGGTGCTCAGGATCTGGCCCCGCTTCCAGGAGGCGCCGGCGATGTGTCACC cccccggcgggACGGGTGCCACCGGGCCGCCACGCGCCGGCTTCGCCCCCTCCGCTGACTTTCTGGCCAGTCTTTGGCTCTCGAGCAGCCGCTCGGGGCCGTCTCCAAACCTCGG GGCTGGAGCCAGCCGGACCGAGCTCGCCACCCGCCTCGTCTCTCCCGGTGCCGGCACCGCGCCATCGGCACAACCCCCGCgccgtcccctcccctcccgctgcGCCGGGGGGAAGCGTCCCCACCCCGAAACGCCGGCGGAGGATGAGAAGGGTGAGGGGCGAAGGTCGGACCTCGCCCTCAACAAGCTCACGGTGCTGGGAAGGGGCCGCCGAAACGCCGGCTCGTGTCCCTGCCGCTCGCTGTGGCCTCACCACCGGCGGCACAACAAGCGCCGTCGGGGCGTTAACAGGGCGCGTTTGGGCCCGGCTCGGCCGCCGGCACCGAACCAGAACCACCAGGGTACAAG AGATGGAGTCTGGCAgctgcccgcggcggggcgcCGGAATATTTGGGAGCGGGAGCTGCTCCACCTCATCGATCCCCCGGGACGGCGCCTGCACGGCGATCGCCGCGCTCCCCCTTTGCCCAGGAAGGGGAATAAACCGGAGCCGCTCTCGGGGTTTTGGTTTTATCGCGGCTTTGAGGAGCGCCGCGGTtacaggcagcagctggcagggccGGGCAGGCGCCCGCGAGCCGTGCGGGTTATCTCCACCAGGAAGTTCCCACCGGCGCTTGCTGTAAGCCATCACCGAAAATCCCTGGCGTCGGGTTCAAGGGTCCCTTCTCCAACGCCCCACCCTGTGCCAGGAATCCGGTGCCCCCGCCCCATCCCCACCGCGGCGCAGGAGCGGGGCAGCTGCCGGCGGCTCCGCCGGCCACGGAGATCATTTGGTCCTGGCCAAGGACGAGCCGGCCCCGCTTGCTCCTCCGGTCAGCGCTCGGGGAAGTCCGTCATCTCCCAGCCAAAGCCCCGGCGGGGTTTGGCCACAAAACCAAGAGTTTGA
- the LOC141917468 gene encoding uncharacterized protein LOC141917468: MTPPGAAVGSPACTAALPSPRPLACRVLGPRQPVSDELVRALTSRTRDGCSGKRRHTAAWAPMERIPPGAGSAEAGAARPAGSGSQPSSSALPPQTPGFYLRNLAGNLPRWWSLRGTLAPSVPCHPPPRRQLPPPFWSQTVEPRLCWKMDAVHPSRAEPPAPPEPQERPTRRVVDRLSPELRMEKYILLSMDGKLLGPELSRIRSEMALPLERPDADLPQDLPAGYLCRQRRSLPTFPLPPGPQTPAELRGSSDVLCAGRFPAGLSRLVTGMQTPVSPRRRGSPPAPGTSRGGAGR; this comes from the exons ATGACCCCCCCCGGCGCTGCtgtgggcagccctgcctgtaccGCTGCCCTGCCGTCCCCACGGCCGCTTGCGTGCCGTGTCCTGGGCCCCCGGCAGCCTGTGAGCGATGAACTCGTTAGAGCGTTAACGAGCCGGACGAGGGACGGATGCTCAGGGAAGCGGAGACACACGGCAGCCTGGGCTCCGATGGAGCGAATCCCCCCCGGAGCCGggtcagcagaggcaggagcagcccgGCCTGCGGGCAGCGGatcccagccctcctcctctgctctcccGCCTCAAACGCCGGGTTTTTATCTCAGAAATCTCGCTGGGAACCTG CCGCGCTGGTGGAGCCTCCGCGGGACCCTGGCTCCCTCCgtcccctgccacccccctccccgccggcagcTCCCGCCGCCCTTTTGGAGCCAAACAGTTGAGCCCAGATTATG CTGGAAGATGGATGCGGTGCATCCCAGCCGGGCtgagcccccggccccgccggagCCGCAGGAGCGACCGACCCGCCGGGTGGTGGATCGGCTCAGCCCGGAGCTCCGGATGGAGAAATACATCCTGCTGAGCATGGACGGGAAGCTGCTGGGGCCGGAGCTGAGCCGGATCCGGAGCG agaTGGCTCTGCCGCTGGAGCGCCCGGACGCTGACCTGCCCCAGGACCTGCCCGCCGGCTACCTCTGCCGCCAGCGCCGTTCCCTGcccaccttccccctgccccccggccccCAGACCCCCGCCGAGCTCAG GGGCAGCTCGGATGTCCTCTGTGCTGGCCGGTTCCCGGCGGGACTCAGCCGACTGGTGACCGGGATGCAGACCCCAGTCTCGCCGCGACGCCGGGGCAGCCCCCCGGCACCGGGGACCagccgggggggcgcggggcggtga